Part of the Oncorhynchus nerka isolate Pitt River linkage group LG14, Oner_Uvic_2.0, whole genome shotgun sequence genome is shown below.
CCCCAAAACAGAACAGATCATTGTATTACAGGAACACAGTGACTCCATCCGTCTTCAGCCCCACTGAGAGCTGAGGCAGGTGGGGATGATGACAAAACATGAACAATCGATTATTTACACACAAGATTTTTGAACAGTTGTGAGTCAAGGGTAGATTGAGTTAATTTAATGAAAACATGCAATGGGGTATGTACAGTCATACATCGACTGTTAGATGTACAGTATCATAaatactcaaatcaaatgttatttgtcacatgcgccaaataccgtgaaatgcttacttacaagcccttaaaactAACAAAGttcaagagttaagaaaatatttacaaaataaacaaaagtttaaaaaatgcaataaaaagtaacacaataaagtaacaataacgaggctttatacagggggtaacagtaccgagtcaatgcgaAGGGGTACAgattagtcgaggtcatttgtacatgtaggtaaagtaaagtgactatgtaataGTTCGGGTGGCTGTTTGATTACTGTATGTGTTGCAGAGTTATATATCGCTAATGGAATTGGCTGCCAGGGTGATGAAGCTGAAGATAAAGCTCCAAGAGCCAGCGAAGAGGAGAGACTTTATACAAAACACTTGTCTTCAGGGGGTGCGTCACAAGAGAGGTTTGGTTTGCGATTTAGTTACACATTTCAGCCTAACCACATAAACAGTCAGGGGTGAGCAGCTGTCAATGTTTGTCTCATAGTACTTTGAGGATTCATGTTTACAAAGATTTCACTCTCATTTACATAACTCAGACAGCAAAGAGGAAATTAGAGTGGAGGACTAGGGGTGTATAAGGGGGGGAAGATGGCGAAagattgagagtgtgtgtgtgtgtgtgtgtgtgcgtgcgtgtctgtatgAATGAATGCGTGGGTCTGCATATGTATACATGTGCATTTGTTTGTAAGGTGTGTGTTCCAACTGAAAACAGGGATTGATCATGAGTGAATGACTCCAAGTGCACTTGGGGAGTAGGCTAAGCGGACTAATGCTTTCACAATAGGGCTTTGGCCCAAAACTGAAACAATAAACACAGAATCGCGTGAAATGGTGGGGATTGTGAAACTGAACATTGAGGACTTAGCTCCCATGAGGTGTTGCCGATCACGAAGCCATCTAACTTATCATAGAGATGTCCCACTTAATCGGTCAACTTAACATTTACGTGGAAAATGCAATGTCATTACCAACAGGGAACAAATACTTATGCAATCATGCAACAAGTAAAATTAGTCTGCCTTTGAAGCCTCCATACCCATCAAGTTCTGAAGGTTGAGAGCACCTCTTTACAAAAGGACAACAGTGGCACCAAGTGGCAGCAGTCGTAAGTGCATCTTCTATGGGGGTTATTGGCAGACGACAACCCCAAAAAAGTGTATTGTCATCCATCACCTACTGTGCAGGATGAAAACATAAAAGAGCCCCCAAAAACTGGAGAATTGTGGGTAAAATTCATACAAACTACCAAAATAGactaaacaaaaacaaacaaaaaatattcTGTTAAAATCAAAAAGCAAACTCCGATCCTTACTGGAGGGTGGGATATCTTCCGATGCCAGTACACTTTGTAGATCTTCTGCTGAAAACTCTTGCAGGCCCAGAATCTTTTCTCaccgatttatttatttatttgtcacTTGTACCGTATAGTTTAGAACTGTGGCAATGAACGCCACAAAATCCCCCCCAAAATTCCATCCGGTTCTCTTAACTGTCAACAGACATTCTCAATGGGCTATGGGGCCTCCACTACCTTATCTTCTTATACAGCATCACTTGTTCTCGCAACTCTTTTAAATTGCCTCCACATAGGAGATGGAGATCCTGACCTTCCACCACAATCTCCTTCACCCTTACAAGACACTCCATGAACTCAGGATCACAGTAGCAACACTGCCCCTCTGTGTGCTGATCTTCAAAAATGTGCAACATGGCCCTTCGCCGTTTTTACATTCTACTAGTTTGGGGACTAATGGTCTTACCTTGTTACtcggaggagatgggggagggtaatgctttttcaatttcagtcagggGGAAGGTttagtatttgttttatttagtaCAGGGGAGGGCATGTAATTGGTAATCGATTAAATGTCATATTGCTCAGTGTTTGAGAATGAGTTATATCTTGATGTGTGCCCGATGCTGCCCCCCCTGATTCTCTGCTAGGTGCACAATATCAAGTGCACCTAGTGTAGTCTCAATCAAATGATTCATAGACTACACTATAGGCTAAAGGCAAAGGATATGTGAATAGCGTGCTCGGAAAAAGCACAGGCCAAAGTAATATTTCTAAGAAAATGTACTTCCTTCATGAGTTTTTGCGCTGCTGGGATGGTGTATATAAAATTGGGCCACAGTGTATTAAGAGGCGATTTTACGATGTTTCCACCAAACTGCAGATACAAATCAGTGCGTTAAGttttcatgtaccgaataaaaaatgtaatgttcAATATCTTTCCATCgcatagttttgtcacaaaaatgtTGTGTTAAATAGTACTCGGGTCTTGGCACAAGCCAACAGTTTGCAGATACAGTattagtaggctagtctacatgatgagattagaGCGAGAATGTTTTGACTTGTTAaaatggcagtcaagcatcgatcatcactGGAATAAGACCCTCAACATTTATTGGAGCGGCGCATCAAGCTCATACCATGCACTTTCACcagcctgtgaagttcatcatcatttatttaatctgtatccTAATTTAAACTTCATGGTTTTGAACCGTAGTGGGAGAACCACACACCATGTCCAGGTGTGACTCCAAGTTTAATTCAAGATCAATATTTGCTCATAAAGgcgtttccaccgccatttctcgcataattaatattaccaacacaaaaagatcccaccaagTCAAACGAACAAATTATCTTTTGGCATTTTATGAAATTGTActgaaacttcctgtttccaccACAGCTGTTGAGACTTTCCTGGCAAAACTGTATGGAAACGTGGTTGACTGATTTGAAATCCGAGTGAACTAGGTAGGCCCACAGTCTTAAGACATTTGATGGaacatttttaacctttatttaactatgcaagtccaatgtaagaacaaattcttatgtacaatgatggcctaccaagaggtaaaaggcctcctgcagggacggggtTGGGATTCAAAATGTAGGACGAAACACACATCAAgacgagagacaacactacataaaaagagacTTCAAACGACAacccatggtagcaacacatgacaacatagcatggttgcaacacaacatggcagcggCACAAACATGGTACAGACATTGctaggcacagacaacagcacaaagtgcAAGAAGGTAGTAATGGTGTACATAGAGAATTCATCTTGTGGGGGCCACTCTCTCCACACAGATGGGGTGACATGGACTCCCGTGACTACATCCGCATGCGGTATGAGAAGAGGCTGGAGGACAGGTCTGGAGGACAAGATCAGCCAATCGGCAACTTTGAGAAGTTCTAAGGTAGGGAAGTCCTTGCGCCAGTCCACTTAATAAAGCATTTATAATGGATTAGTAAATAGTTTATTTATTAATGATTACTTCATTTCTAAGATGTTTAATGTAGGTTTACTAACCATTAGTTAAGTCTTTTTGCGTGGCCTTATCTAAAGTGTGGGCAATTTATACTTTATAAATATTTTGACTGGCCAGTAATTTCTCACAAAAAAAATGGAAATGCCATTGGGAGACATTCCAGCAGCACCTGATGCTCCTTAAGGTCTCAAAATAGCCTAGAACATATCAATGGtaaaacacacaacacaggatGTTAAAGGaactacactacataacctaaagtatgtggacacccctagatgttggaacattgctgtggggacttccattcagccacgagcattagtgggACCGGGCACTGAAtttgggcgattagacctggctcagtcggcattccaattcatcccaaaggtgttcgatgaagttgaggtcagggctctgtgcaggccagtcaagttatttcacaccaatctcgacaaaccatttctgtatggactttgctttgtgcatgggggcattgtaatgatgaaacaggaaagggccttccccaaactgttgccacaaagttggaagcacaaaaatgtctagaatgtcatagtatgctgtagcgttaatatttcctttcactggaagtaagtggcctgaaccatgaaaaacagccccagactattattcctcttccaccaaactttacagttggcactatgcattggggcagatggtgaagtgtgattcgtcactccagagaacgagtttccactgctccagagtccaatgtcggcgagctttacaccactccagcctgcgcttggcattgcgcatggtgatcttaggcttgtgtgcggctgctctgccatggaaacccatttaatgaaTCTTCCAACGAactgttcttgtgctgacgttgcttccagaggcagtttggatgtCAGTAGTGGGTGTTGCAACTGACAGATGATTtgtacgcacttcagcacttgccggtcccattctgtgagcttgtgtggcctaccacttcgcgactgagacgatgttgctcctagatgttttgaCTTctaaataacagcacttacagtaaaaagggcagctctagcagagcagaaatttgacaaactgactttctGTGCAAACCAAGATTAGACTGCTCTAAGGAGAGACTGCAATCCACACTTTGGTTTTGGTAGAAAAGTCACTGCCGAGAAAAGCTTATGTTTGCATTTTCGGCCTGAAAACATT
Proteins encoded:
- the LOC115142108 gene encoding G patch domain-containing protein 3-like is translated as MELAARVMKLKIKLQEPAKRRDFIQNTCLQGVRHKRDGVTWTPVTTSACGMRRGWRTGLEDKISQSATLRSSKGVGRQVMEKQGWKEGKGLGNSRAGIPEALENKG